A single region of the Oncorhynchus kisutch isolate 150728-3 linkage group LG30, Okis_V2, whole genome shotgun sequence genome encodes:
- the mfn1a gene encoding mitofusin-1 isoform X3, producing the protein MDPGGPSPLMHFVVAKKTINGIFDQLLEYVKEGSEFVDETWRSADLEQVAVEEQCLEIQTCARKLATIREVLARRHMKVAFFGRTSNGKSTVINAMLRDRVLPSGIGHTTNCFLRVEGTDGDDAYLTTEGSDDRKSVKSVNQLAHALHMERSLDSGCLVKVFWPKSRCALLRDDLVIMDSPGTDVTSYLDSWIDKFCLDADVFVLVGNAESTLMNTEKLFFHKVSERISKPNIFILHNRWDASAWEPEYIDELPQVRKQHMDRCVSFLVEELRVVRQEEAPGRIFFVSAKEVLSSRMHCAQGMPETGGALAEGFHERLREFQRFERTFEEFISHSAVKTKFEQHTLRAWQITEAIKAVMDAINIASAERKIFSLEDREDQKDRLEFVRGQLNRLTENVKEKINTITDEVAAKVTVAMVEQIRGLPAQVDEFSADFTPHALPSYKAKLMMHVEERMSTCLAFRCSTGIIGHMQSCQKNMIENIRPLLPPDVQEQFHIHLPSRKFVLTYDLSLATLCADFQENIDFQFSLGWTALVSRFIGPSNAKRTLTTMNQKFQNTSPTALQAHGGTSLQDHMVFSMATGVVSLTSRASMTVLVIGGVVWRSVGWRLIALSATLYGLLYLYEKLTWTNASRERALKQQFVELAIHRLRAIIPFTSGSCSQQVHQFLYDQSYRVVPMTNLMRATGPW; encoded by the exons ATGGACCCGGGGGGCCCATCGCCCCTCATGCATTTTGTGGTGGCGAAGAAGACTATCAACGGTATATTTGATCAGTTGCTGGAGTACGTCAAAGAGGGCTCAGAGTTTGTGGACG AGACATGGCGAAGTGCGGATCTGGAGCAGGTCGCAGTTGAAGAGCAGTGCCTTGAAATCCAGACCTGTGCTAGGAAACTGGCCACCATTCGGGAGGTGCTGGCGCGTAGGCACATGAAGGTAGCCTTTTTTGGGAG gACGAGTAACGGTAAAAGCACGGTGATCAATGCCATGCTGAGGGACCGGGTGCTGCCCAGCGGCATTGGCCACACCACCAACTGCTTTTTGAGGGTGGAAGGCACAGACGGGGACGATGCCTACCTCACCACCGAGGGCTCTGATGACAGAAAAAGCGTCAAG tcagtcaatcagctgGCCCATGCCCTGCATATGGAGCGCAGTCTAGATTCAGGCTGCCTAGTGAAGGTGTTCTGGCCCAAGTCCAGGTGTGCCCTGCTGAGGGATGACCTTGTTATTATGGACAG CCCAGGGACAGATGTGACCTCTTACCTGGACAGCTGGATTGACAAGTTCTGTCTGGATGCTGACGTCTTTGTGTTGGTGGGCAATGCAGAGTCCACACTGATGAACACA GAGAAGCTGTTTTTCCACAAAGTGAGCGAGCGAATATCCAAGCCAAACATTTTTATCCTGCACAACCGCTGGGATGCCTCTGCGTGGGAGCCCGAGTACATTGATGAA CTCCCTCAGGTGCGTAAGCAGCACATGGACCGCTGTGTGAGTTTCCTGGTGGAGGAGCTGAGGGTGGTGAGACAAGAGGAGGCTCCAGGCCGGATCTTCTTTGTGTCGGCCAAGGAGGTGCTCAGCTCCAGGATGCACTGTGCCCAGGGCATGCCCGAGACAG GTGGCGCTTTAGCAGAGGGATTCCACGAGAGACTGAGGGAGTTCCAGAGATTCGAGAGGACTTTTGAG GAGTTCATCTCACACTCTGCGGTCAAGACCAAGTTTGAGCAGCACACGCTCAGGGCGTGGCAGATCACAGAAGCAATCAAAGCAGTCATGGACGCCATAAATATCGCATCGGCCGAAAGGAA GATATTTTCCCTGGAGGACCGAGAGGACCAGAAGGACCGTCTAGAGTTTGTCAGAGGCCAACTTAACCGCCTGACCGAGAATGTCAAAGAGAAGATCAACACCATAACAGATGAGGTGGCTGCCAAG GTGACCGTTGCCATGGTGGAGCAGATTCGTGGTCTCCCAGCGCAGGTTGATGAGTTCAGTGCTGACTTTACACCACATGCATTGCCGTCCTACAAAGCA AAGCTTATGATGCATGTGGAAGAGAGGATGAGTACATGTTTGGCCTTTCGTTGTTCCACTGGGATCATTGGCCACATGCAGTCATGCCAGAAAAACATGATTG AGAATATTAGGCCGCTGCTGCCCCCTGATGTCCAGGAGCAGTTCCACATTCACCTACCCAGCAGGAAGTTTGTCCTGACCTACGACCTTAGCCTGGCCACCCTCTGCGCCGACTTCCAGGAAAACATCGACTTCCAGTTCTCTCTCGGCTGGACTGCCCTTGTCAGTCGATTCATTGGGCCGAGCAATGCCAAACGTACCCTGACGACCATGAACCAGAAGTTTCAG AATACCTCTCCTACTGCACTCCAAGCACATGGTGGAACCAGCCTACAGGACCACATGGTCTTTTCAATGGCAACAGGTGTTGTGTCACTCACCTCAAGAGCCTCCATGACTGTGCTTGTCATTGGCGGAGTG GTGTGGCGCTCAGTGGGCTGGAGACTCATCGCCCTCTCCGCAACACTTTATGGCCTGCTCTACCTGTACGAGAAGCTGACGTGGACCAACGCCTCCAGGGAAAGGGCTCTGAAGCAGCAGTTTGTGGAGCTCGCCATCCACCGACTTAGGGCCATCATCCCCTTCACCAGTGGGAGCTGCAGCCAGCAGGTTCACCA gtttttatatgaccaatcatatcgagtggttccaatgacgaatttgatGCGAGCCACCGGTCCCTGGTGA
- the mfn1a gene encoding mitofusin-1 isoform X4: protein MDPGGPSPLMHFVVAKKTINGIFDQLLEYVKEGSEFVDETWRSADLEQVAVEEQCLEIQTCARKLATIREVLARRHMKVAFFGRTSNGKSTVINAMLRDRVLPSGIGHTTNCFLRVEGTDGDDAYLTTEGSDDRKSVKSVNQLAHALHMERSLDSGCLVKVFWPKSRCALLRDDLVIMDSPGTDVTSYLDSWIDKFCLDADVFVLVGNAESTLMNTEKLFFHKVSERISKPNIFILHNRWDASAWEPEYIDEVRKQHMDRCVSFLVEELRVVRQEEAPGRIFFVSAKEVLSSRMHCAQGMPETGGALAEGFHERLREFQRFERTFEEFISHSAVKTKFEQHTLRAWQITEAIKAVMDAINIASAERKIFSLEDREDQKDRLEFVRGQLNRLTENVKEKINTITDEVAAKVTVAMVEQIRGLPAQVDEFSADFTPHALPSYKAKLMMHVEERMSTCLAFRCSTGIIGHMQSCQKNMIENIRPLLPPDVQEQFHIHLPSRKFVLTYDLSLATLCADFQENIDFQFSLGWTALVSRFIGPSNAKRTLTTMNQKFQNTSPTALQAHGGTSLQDHMVFSMATGVVSLTSRASMTVLVIGGVVWRSVGWRLIALSATLYGLLYLYEKLTWTNASRERALKQQFVELAIHRLRAIIPFTSGSCSQQVHQFLYDQSYRVVPMTNLMRATGPW from the exons ATGGACCCGGGGGGCCCATCGCCCCTCATGCATTTTGTGGTGGCGAAGAAGACTATCAACGGTATATTTGATCAGTTGCTGGAGTACGTCAAAGAGGGCTCAGAGTTTGTGGACG AGACATGGCGAAGTGCGGATCTGGAGCAGGTCGCAGTTGAAGAGCAGTGCCTTGAAATCCAGACCTGTGCTAGGAAACTGGCCACCATTCGGGAGGTGCTGGCGCGTAGGCACATGAAGGTAGCCTTTTTTGGGAG gACGAGTAACGGTAAAAGCACGGTGATCAATGCCATGCTGAGGGACCGGGTGCTGCCCAGCGGCATTGGCCACACCACCAACTGCTTTTTGAGGGTGGAAGGCACAGACGGGGACGATGCCTACCTCACCACCGAGGGCTCTGATGACAGAAAAAGCGTCAAG tcagtcaatcagctgGCCCATGCCCTGCATATGGAGCGCAGTCTAGATTCAGGCTGCCTAGTGAAGGTGTTCTGGCCCAAGTCCAGGTGTGCCCTGCTGAGGGATGACCTTGTTATTATGGACAG CCCAGGGACAGATGTGACCTCTTACCTGGACAGCTGGATTGACAAGTTCTGTCTGGATGCTGACGTCTTTGTGTTGGTGGGCAATGCAGAGTCCACACTGATGAACACA GAGAAGCTGTTTTTCCACAAAGTGAGCGAGCGAATATCCAAGCCAAACATTTTTATCCTGCACAACCGCTGGGATGCCTCTGCGTGGGAGCCCGAGTACATTGATGAA GTGCGTAAGCAGCACATGGACCGCTGTGTGAGTTTCCTGGTGGAGGAGCTGAGGGTGGTGAGACAAGAGGAGGCTCCAGGCCGGATCTTCTTTGTGTCGGCCAAGGAGGTGCTCAGCTCCAGGATGCACTGTGCCCAGGGCATGCCCGAGACAG GTGGCGCTTTAGCAGAGGGATTCCACGAGAGACTGAGGGAGTTCCAGAGATTCGAGAGGACTTTTGAG GAGTTCATCTCACACTCTGCGGTCAAGACCAAGTTTGAGCAGCACACGCTCAGGGCGTGGCAGATCACAGAAGCAATCAAAGCAGTCATGGACGCCATAAATATCGCATCGGCCGAAAGGAA GATATTTTCCCTGGAGGACCGAGAGGACCAGAAGGACCGTCTAGAGTTTGTCAGAGGCCAACTTAACCGCCTGACCGAGAATGTCAAAGAGAAGATCAACACCATAACAGATGAGGTGGCTGCCAAG GTGACCGTTGCCATGGTGGAGCAGATTCGTGGTCTCCCAGCGCAGGTTGATGAGTTCAGTGCTGACTTTACACCACATGCATTGCCGTCCTACAAAGCA AAGCTTATGATGCATGTGGAAGAGAGGATGAGTACATGTTTGGCCTTTCGTTGTTCCACTGGGATCATTGGCCACATGCAGTCATGCCAGAAAAACATGATTG AGAATATTAGGCCGCTGCTGCCCCCTGATGTCCAGGAGCAGTTCCACATTCACCTACCCAGCAGGAAGTTTGTCCTGACCTACGACCTTAGCCTGGCCACCCTCTGCGCCGACTTCCAGGAAAACATCGACTTCCAGTTCTCTCTCGGCTGGACTGCCCTTGTCAGTCGATTCATTGGGCCGAGCAATGCCAAACGTACCCTGACGACCATGAACCAGAAGTTTCAG AATACCTCTCCTACTGCACTCCAAGCACATGGTGGAACCAGCCTACAGGACCACATGGTCTTTTCAATGGCAACAGGTGTTGTGTCACTCACCTCAAGAGCCTCCATGACTGTGCTTGTCATTGGCGGAGTG GTGTGGCGCTCAGTGGGCTGGAGACTCATCGCCCTCTCCGCAACACTTTATGGCCTGCTCTACCTGTACGAGAAGCTGACGTGGACCAACGCCTCCAGGGAAAGGGCTCTGAAGCAGCAGTTTGTGGAGCTCGCCATCCACCGACTTAGGGCCATCATCCCCTTCACCAGTGGGAGCTGCAGCCAGCAGGTTCACCA gtttttatatgaccaatcatatcgagtggttccaatgacgaatttgatGCGAGCCACCGGTCCCTGGTGA
- the mfn1a gene encoding mitofusin-1 isoform X2, which translates to MDPGGPSPLMHFVVAKKTINGIFDQLLEYVKEGSEFVDETWRSADLEQVAVEEQCLEIQTCARKLATIREVLARRHMKVAFFGRTSNGKSTVINAMLRDRVLPSGIGHTTNCFLRVEGTDGDDAYLTTEGSDDRKSVKSVNQLAHALHMERSLDSGCLVKVFWPKSRCALLRDDLVIMDSPGTDVTSYLDSWIDKFCLDADVFVLVGNAESTLMNTEKLFFHKVSERISKPNIFILHNRWDASAWEPEYIDEVRKQHMDRCVSFLVEELRVVRQEEAPGRIFFVSAKEVLSSRMHCAQGMPETGGALAEGFHERLREFQRFERTFEEFISHSAVKTKFEQHTLRAWQITEAIKAVMDAINIASAERKIFSLEDREDQKDRLEFVRGQLNRLTENVKEKINTITDEVAAKVTVAMVEQIRGLPAQVDEFSADFTPHALPSYKAKLMMHVEERMSTCLAFRCSTGIIGHMQSCQKNMIENIRPLLPPDVQEQFHIHLPSRKFVLTYDLSLATLCADFQENIDFQFSLGWTALVSRFIGPSNAKRTLTTMNQKFQNTSPTALQAHGGTSLQDHMVFSMATGVVSLTSRASMTVLVIGGVVWRSVGWRLIALSATLYGLLYLYEKLTWTNASRERALKQQFVELAIHRLRAIIPFTSGSCSQQVHQELATTFARLCQRVDLSEVELEGHIRLLSGRIQRLENVQRRSKTLRHRATDLESQLEAFSAQYLQNQC; encoded by the exons ATGGACCCGGGGGGCCCATCGCCCCTCATGCATTTTGTGGTGGCGAAGAAGACTATCAACGGTATATTTGATCAGTTGCTGGAGTACGTCAAAGAGGGCTCAGAGTTTGTGGACG AGACATGGCGAAGTGCGGATCTGGAGCAGGTCGCAGTTGAAGAGCAGTGCCTTGAAATCCAGACCTGTGCTAGGAAACTGGCCACCATTCGGGAGGTGCTGGCGCGTAGGCACATGAAGGTAGCCTTTTTTGGGAG gACGAGTAACGGTAAAAGCACGGTGATCAATGCCATGCTGAGGGACCGGGTGCTGCCCAGCGGCATTGGCCACACCACCAACTGCTTTTTGAGGGTGGAAGGCACAGACGGGGACGATGCCTACCTCACCACCGAGGGCTCTGATGACAGAAAAAGCGTCAAG tcagtcaatcagctgGCCCATGCCCTGCATATGGAGCGCAGTCTAGATTCAGGCTGCCTAGTGAAGGTGTTCTGGCCCAAGTCCAGGTGTGCCCTGCTGAGGGATGACCTTGTTATTATGGACAG CCCAGGGACAGATGTGACCTCTTACCTGGACAGCTGGATTGACAAGTTCTGTCTGGATGCTGACGTCTTTGTGTTGGTGGGCAATGCAGAGTCCACACTGATGAACACA GAGAAGCTGTTTTTCCACAAAGTGAGCGAGCGAATATCCAAGCCAAACATTTTTATCCTGCACAACCGCTGGGATGCCTCTGCGTGGGAGCCCGAGTACATTGATGAA GTGCGTAAGCAGCACATGGACCGCTGTGTGAGTTTCCTGGTGGAGGAGCTGAGGGTGGTGAGACAAGAGGAGGCTCCAGGCCGGATCTTCTTTGTGTCGGCCAAGGAGGTGCTCAGCTCCAGGATGCACTGTGCCCAGGGCATGCCCGAGACAG GTGGCGCTTTAGCAGAGGGATTCCACGAGAGACTGAGGGAGTTCCAGAGATTCGAGAGGACTTTTGAG GAGTTCATCTCACACTCTGCGGTCAAGACCAAGTTTGAGCAGCACACGCTCAGGGCGTGGCAGATCACAGAAGCAATCAAAGCAGTCATGGACGCCATAAATATCGCATCGGCCGAAAGGAA GATATTTTCCCTGGAGGACCGAGAGGACCAGAAGGACCGTCTAGAGTTTGTCAGAGGCCAACTTAACCGCCTGACCGAGAATGTCAAAGAGAAGATCAACACCATAACAGATGAGGTGGCTGCCAAG GTGACCGTTGCCATGGTGGAGCAGATTCGTGGTCTCCCAGCGCAGGTTGATGAGTTCAGTGCTGACTTTACACCACATGCATTGCCGTCCTACAAAGCA AAGCTTATGATGCATGTGGAAGAGAGGATGAGTACATGTTTGGCCTTTCGTTGTTCCACTGGGATCATTGGCCACATGCAGTCATGCCAGAAAAACATGATTG AGAATATTAGGCCGCTGCTGCCCCCTGATGTCCAGGAGCAGTTCCACATTCACCTACCCAGCAGGAAGTTTGTCCTGACCTACGACCTTAGCCTGGCCACCCTCTGCGCCGACTTCCAGGAAAACATCGACTTCCAGTTCTCTCTCGGCTGGACTGCCCTTGTCAGTCGATTCATTGGGCCGAGCAATGCCAAACGTACCCTGACGACCATGAACCAGAAGTTTCAG AATACCTCTCCTACTGCACTCCAAGCACATGGTGGAACCAGCCTACAGGACCACATGGTCTTTTCAATGGCAACAGGTGTTGTGTCACTCACCTCAAGAGCCTCCATGACTGTGCTTGTCATTGGCGGAGTG GTGTGGCGCTCAGTGGGCTGGAGACTCATCGCCCTCTCCGCAACACTTTATGGCCTGCTCTACCTGTACGAGAAGCTGACGTGGACCAACGCCTCCAGGGAAAGGGCTCTGAAGCAGCAGTTTGTGGAGCTCGCCATCCACCGACTTAGGGCCATCATCCCCTTCACCAGTGGGAGCTGCAGCCAGCAGGTTCACCA
- the mfn1a gene encoding mitofusin-1 isoform X1, which produces MDPGGPSPLMHFVVAKKTINGIFDQLLEYVKEGSEFVDETWRSADLEQVAVEEQCLEIQTCARKLATIREVLARRHMKVAFFGRTSNGKSTVINAMLRDRVLPSGIGHTTNCFLRVEGTDGDDAYLTTEGSDDRKSVKSVNQLAHALHMERSLDSGCLVKVFWPKSRCALLRDDLVIMDSPGTDVTSYLDSWIDKFCLDADVFVLVGNAESTLMNTEKLFFHKVSERISKPNIFILHNRWDASAWEPEYIDELPQVRKQHMDRCVSFLVEELRVVRQEEAPGRIFFVSAKEVLSSRMHCAQGMPETGGALAEGFHERLREFQRFERTFEEFISHSAVKTKFEQHTLRAWQITEAIKAVMDAINIASAERKIFSLEDREDQKDRLEFVRGQLNRLTENVKEKINTITDEVAAKVTVAMVEQIRGLPAQVDEFSADFTPHALPSYKAKLMMHVEERMSTCLAFRCSTGIIGHMQSCQKNMIENIRPLLPPDVQEQFHIHLPSRKFVLTYDLSLATLCADFQENIDFQFSLGWTALVSRFIGPSNAKRTLTTMNQKFQNTSPTALQAHGGTSLQDHMVFSMATGVVSLTSRASMTVLVIGGVVWRSVGWRLIALSATLYGLLYLYEKLTWTNASRERALKQQFVELAIHRLRAIIPFTSGSCSQQVHQELATTFARLCQRVDLSEVELEGHIRLLSGRIQRLENVQRRSKTLRHRATDLESQLEAFSAQYLQNQC; this is translated from the exons ATGGACCCGGGGGGCCCATCGCCCCTCATGCATTTTGTGGTGGCGAAGAAGACTATCAACGGTATATTTGATCAGTTGCTGGAGTACGTCAAAGAGGGCTCAGAGTTTGTGGACG AGACATGGCGAAGTGCGGATCTGGAGCAGGTCGCAGTTGAAGAGCAGTGCCTTGAAATCCAGACCTGTGCTAGGAAACTGGCCACCATTCGGGAGGTGCTGGCGCGTAGGCACATGAAGGTAGCCTTTTTTGGGAG gACGAGTAACGGTAAAAGCACGGTGATCAATGCCATGCTGAGGGACCGGGTGCTGCCCAGCGGCATTGGCCACACCACCAACTGCTTTTTGAGGGTGGAAGGCACAGACGGGGACGATGCCTACCTCACCACCGAGGGCTCTGATGACAGAAAAAGCGTCAAG tcagtcaatcagctgGCCCATGCCCTGCATATGGAGCGCAGTCTAGATTCAGGCTGCCTAGTGAAGGTGTTCTGGCCCAAGTCCAGGTGTGCCCTGCTGAGGGATGACCTTGTTATTATGGACAG CCCAGGGACAGATGTGACCTCTTACCTGGACAGCTGGATTGACAAGTTCTGTCTGGATGCTGACGTCTTTGTGTTGGTGGGCAATGCAGAGTCCACACTGATGAACACA GAGAAGCTGTTTTTCCACAAAGTGAGCGAGCGAATATCCAAGCCAAACATTTTTATCCTGCACAACCGCTGGGATGCCTCTGCGTGGGAGCCCGAGTACATTGATGAA CTCCCTCAGGTGCGTAAGCAGCACATGGACCGCTGTGTGAGTTTCCTGGTGGAGGAGCTGAGGGTGGTGAGACAAGAGGAGGCTCCAGGCCGGATCTTCTTTGTGTCGGCCAAGGAGGTGCTCAGCTCCAGGATGCACTGTGCCCAGGGCATGCCCGAGACAG GTGGCGCTTTAGCAGAGGGATTCCACGAGAGACTGAGGGAGTTCCAGAGATTCGAGAGGACTTTTGAG GAGTTCATCTCACACTCTGCGGTCAAGACCAAGTTTGAGCAGCACACGCTCAGGGCGTGGCAGATCACAGAAGCAATCAAAGCAGTCATGGACGCCATAAATATCGCATCGGCCGAAAGGAA GATATTTTCCCTGGAGGACCGAGAGGACCAGAAGGACCGTCTAGAGTTTGTCAGAGGCCAACTTAACCGCCTGACCGAGAATGTCAAAGAGAAGATCAACACCATAACAGATGAGGTGGCTGCCAAG GTGACCGTTGCCATGGTGGAGCAGATTCGTGGTCTCCCAGCGCAGGTTGATGAGTTCAGTGCTGACTTTACACCACATGCATTGCCGTCCTACAAAGCA AAGCTTATGATGCATGTGGAAGAGAGGATGAGTACATGTTTGGCCTTTCGTTGTTCCACTGGGATCATTGGCCACATGCAGTCATGCCAGAAAAACATGATTG AGAATATTAGGCCGCTGCTGCCCCCTGATGTCCAGGAGCAGTTCCACATTCACCTACCCAGCAGGAAGTTTGTCCTGACCTACGACCTTAGCCTGGCCACCCTCTGCGCCGACTTCCAGGAAAACATCGACTTCCAGTTCTCTCTCGGCTGGACTGCCCTTGTCAGTCGATTCATTGGGCCGAGCAATGCCAAACGTACCCTGACGACCATGAACCAGAAGTTTCAG AATACCTCTCCTACTGCACTCCAAGCACATGGTGGAACCAGCCTACAGGACCACATGGTCTTTTCAATGGCAACAGGTGTTGTGTCACTCACCTCAAGAGCCTCCATGACTGTGCTTGTCATTGGCGGAGTG GTGTGGCGCTCAGTGGGCTGGAGACTCATCGCCCTCTCCGCAACACTTTATGGCCTGCTCTACCTGTACGAGAAGCTGACGTGGACCAACGCCTCCAGGGAAAGGGCTCTGAAGCAGCAGTTTGTGGAGCTCGCCATCCACCGACTTAGGGCCATCATCCCCTTCACCAGTGGGAGCTGCAGCCAGCAGGTTCACCA